A portion of the Acanthopagrus latus isolate v.2019 chromosome 21, fAcaLat1.1, whole genome shotgun sequence genome contains these proteins:
- the usp33 gene encoding ubiquitin carboxyl-terminal hydrolase 33, with the protein MPPASSCDCPHLDCVGEITKEELIQKSHGQCQDCKVGGPNLWACLENGCAYVGCGESHTDHSTVHSQETRHNLTVNLTTLRVWCYACGKEVFLERKLGPHSPHANTKPLPSPQNAGQDNSRAPGSPTSLRVPPNGGCEDLDMETEEEDELRARGLTGLKNIGNTCYMNAALQALSNCPPLTQFFLECGGMVRTDKKPALCKSYQKLVSDLWHKNRVSYVVPTNLFQGIKAINPMFRGYSQQDSQEFLRCLMDQLHEELKEPLPEPYDQSSGITVDDGHEEDNRSQSDNDFQSCESCGSSDRADNEVQGGNVLIEDTNEAEMLIPEQDEIQANREWQKEKNMINDFYRSGVNGVMGGSTGVDMDKDVDTTTEATPIISSQGAIKVQGRTTDSFPDIQMSTNNRPQSPVPMEGHIPKMSSSPPKAASGWPSLNPAHKKAVTTFSPPKNKRQKKYRSVISDVFDGTIVSSVQCLTCDRVSVTLENFQDISLPIPGKEDLAKLHSSTHQTSLVKAGSCGEAYAPQGWIAFVMEYIKSWFWGPVVTLQDCLAAFFARDELKGDNMYSCEKCKKLRNGVKFCKMQSLPEILCIHLKRFRHELMFSTKISTHVSFPLEGLDLQPFLAKDSSAQTSNYDLLSVICHHGTASSGHYIAYCRNDVNNLWYEFDDQSVTEVSESCVQNAEAYVLFYKKSNEDALKERRRVSGLFSMMEPSLLQFYISRQWLNKFKTFAEPGPISNDDFLCSHGGVPPNKATFIDDLVVMLPQNVWDHLYSRYGGGPAVNHLYVCHTCQIEIEKLEKRRKSELDMFVRLNKAFQEEESPVVIYCISMQWFREWEGFVKGKDNDPPGPIDNSKITVNKNGHLTLKQGADSGQISEETWNFLHSIYGGGPLVTVRPNISHQEAESSQSEEKIEVETRSI; encoded by the exons ATGCCGCCGGCGTCCAGCTGTGACTGCCCCCACCTGGACTGCGTGGGGGAGATCACTAAGGAGGAACTTATTCAGAAATCCCAT ggcCAATGCCAAGACTGTAAAGTTGGAGGACCAAATTTGTGGGCGTGTTTAGAG AATGGCTGCGCGTATGTAGGCTGTGGAGAATCTCACACTGACCACAGCACTGTGCACTCGCAG GAGACGAGGCACAACCTCACGGTGAACCTGACCACGCTTCGAGTGTGGTGCTACGCCTGTGGCAAGGAGGTTTTCCTGGAGCGTAAACTAGGTCCTCACTCTCCCCACGCAAACACCAAACCCCTCCCCTCTCCACAGAATGCTGGTCAG GATAACAGCAGGGCCCCTGGGAGCCCGACCTCTCTGAGAGTGCCCCCTAATGGAGGCTGCGAAGACCTGGacatggagacagaggaggaggatgagctgCGTGCGAGAG GCCTGACAGGGCTGAAGAACATAGGCAACACCTGCTACATGAACGCTGCCCTCCAGGCCCTGTCCAACTG CCCGCCCTTGACACAGTTCTTTCTTGAATGTGGCGGCATGGTGAGGACGGACAAGAAGCCCGCGCTCTGCAAAAGCTACCAGAAGCTAGTGTCCGACCTGTGGCACAAGAACAG AGTCTCCTACGTGGTCCCAACCAACTTGTTCCAGGGGATCAAAGCCATAAACCCCATGTTTAGAGGGTATTCTCAGCAG GACTCCCAGGAGTTTCTCCGCTGCTTGATGGATCAACTTCacgaggagctgaaggagccGCTGCCCGAACCCTACGACCAGTCCAGCGGCATCACCGTGGACGACGGCCACGAGGAGGACAACCGCAGTCAGTCAGACAACGACTTCCAGTCATGCGAGTCGTGCGGTAGCAGCGACCGGGCCGATAACGAGGTGCAGGGCGGGAATGTGCTAATAGAAGACACCAATGAGGCCGAGATGCTTATTCCTGAGCAAGATGAGATCCAGGCCAACAGGGAGTGGCAGAAGGAGAAGAATATGATCAATGACTTTTACCGCTCCGGAGTTAATGGAGTTATGGGTGGTAGCACTGGAGTGGACATGGACAAAGATGTTGACACTACCACTGAAGCCACACCAATTATCAGCAGCCAGGGAGCCATCAAGGTTCAAGGCAGAACAACAG ATTCCTTCCCAGACATCCAAATGTCAACCAACAACAGACCACAGAGTCCAGTCCCGATGGAGGGACACATTCCCAAAATGTCCAGCAGCCCGCCCAAGGCTGCCTCAGGCTGGCCCAGCCTAAACCCTGCACACAAGAAAG CAGTGACCACATTCTCCCCACCAAAGAACAAGCGGCAGAAGAAATACCGCAGCGTCATCTCAGATGTGTTCGATGGGACCATTGTGAGCTCGGTTCAGTGCCTCACCTGTGATCGG GTGTCTGTGACCCTGGAGAACTTCCAGGATATCTCATTGCCCATCCCGGGGAAGGAAGACCTGGCCAAGCTCCACTCCTCCACCCACCAGACCTCCTTGGTTAAAGCCGGCTCCTGTGGGGAAGCTTATGCACCGCAGGGCTGGATTGCATTTGTCATGGAATACATAAAGAG TTGGTTCTGGGGTCCAGTGGTTACACTACAAGACTGTCTTGCAGCTTTCTTTGCCAGAGATGAACTAAAGG gaGACAACATGTACAGCTGTGAAAAATGCAAGAA aTTACGAAATGGCGTCAAATTTTGTAAAATGCAAAGTTTGCCAGAG ATCCTGTGTATCCACTTAAAGCGCTTCAGACACGAGCTGATGTTCTCCACCAAGATAAGCACCCACGTCTCCTTCCCGCTCGAGGGCCTGGACCTGCAGCCCTTCCTGGCCAAGGACAGCTCCGCCCAGACCTCCAACTATGAcctgctgtcagtcatctgTCACCACGGCACTGCCAGCA GTGGCCACTACATAGCGTACTGCAGGAATGATGTGAACAATCTGTGGTATGAATTTGATGACCAAAGTGTGACTGAGGTGTCTGAGTCCTGCGTCCAGAATGCTGAGGCTTATGTGCTCTTCTACaa AAAGAGTAACGAGGATGCACTGAAAGAACGTAGGAGGGTGTCGGGTTTATTCAGCATGATGGAGCCCAGCCTCCTGCAGTTCTACATCTCCCGCCAGTGGCTAAACAAGTTCAAGACCTTTGCTGAACCGGGCCCCATCTCCAACGACGACTTCCTGTGTTCGCATGGAG GCGTGCCACCCAACAAAGCAACATTCATCGACGACCTGGTGGTAATGCTGCCACAGAACGTGTGGGATCACCTTTACAGCAG GTACGGAGGGGGACCAGCTGTCAACCACCTGTACGTTTGCCACACGTGCCAGATCGAGATAGAAAAACTGGAGAAACGACGCAAGTCAGAGCTGGACATGTTCGTCAGG CTGAACAAGGCGTTCCAGGAGGAGGAGTCTCCAGTGGTCATATACTGCATCAGCATGCAGTGGTTTCGTGAGTGGGAGGGCTTTGTCAAAGGAAAAGACAATG ATCCGCCGGGACCCATTGATAATTCCAAGATTACAGTGAACAAGAATGGCCATTTAACACTCAAACaag GCGCTGACTCAGGGCAGATCTCCGAAGAGACGTGGAACTTCCTCCACTCGATCTACGGTGGCGGTCCACTGGTGACGGTTCGGCCAAACATCAGCCACCAGGAAGCAGAATCGTCACAGTCGGAGGAGAAGATCGAGGTGGAGACACGCTCCATCTAA